A single window of Gossypium arboreum isolate Shixiya-1 chromosome 13, ASM2569848v2, whole genome shotgun sequence DNA harbors:
- the LOC108465423 gene encoding lysine-rich arabinogalactan protein 19 has product MLFPISNKMAFMFWALIVTTLTLQLAITSAQTPAASPSTTPTTTTTPPPSTSPPPTTSAPPPSTTPPPTTSAPPPSTATPPPSTTPTAPAQPPATTPPPTVAPATSPTVPPPQTPPPQPPQTPPTTAPAQPPAVPPPSPPPVSPAPAPAQKPPAPAPVKLPPAPAPIILPPAPAPAPTKHKRRHRHRHRRHHHAPAPAPTVPSPPASPAVPTTDDTTPAPSPSLDLNGGDSLLVAGTKLWWARTGLTISILIAITGYSF; this is encoded by the exons ATGCTATTTCCCATCTCAAACAAAATGGCTTTCATGTTTTGGGCTCTCATTGTAACTACTCTCACCCTTCAACTAGCCATTACGAGTGCACAAACACCAGCTGCCTCACCTTCCACTACGCCAACCACCACCACCACTCCTCCACCTTCAACTTCACCACCACCTACAACTTCCGCACCGCCTCCTTCAACAACCCCTCCACCTACAACTTCAGCACCACCTCCTTCAACAGCAACGCCTCCACCTTCCACCACGCCCACCGCGCCAGCTCAACCACCTGCAACAACTCCCCCTCCCACTGTTGCACCAGCTACAAGCCCAACTGTCCCACCGCCACAAACTCCACCACCTCAACCACCTCAAACTCCTCCAACCACAGCTCCAGCTCAACCGCCAGCAGTGCCACCACCATCACCACCACCAGTATCTCCTGCACCAGCACCAGCCCAGAAACCACCAGCTCCTGCTCCAGTAAAGCTGCCCCCAGCACCTGCACCCATTATTTTGCCACCGGCTCCTGCACCAGCTCCCACCAAGCACAAGAGAAGGCACAGGCACAGGCACAGGAGACACCACCATGCACCAGCACCAGCACCAACAGTTCCAAGCCCCCCAGCATCACCTGCAGTGCCAACTACAGATGACACGACACCAGCACCATCACCTAGTCTCGATTTG AATGGAGGAGATTCATTGTTGGTGGCAGGAACAAAGCTTTGGTGGGCAAGGACAGGATTGACTATTTCCATTTTGATCGCTATTACAGGCTATAGTTTCTAG